A single Primulina eburnea isolate SZY01 chromosome 11, ASM2296580v1, whole genome shotgun sequence DNA region contains:
- the LOC140804146 gene encoding probable UDP-N-acetylglucosamine--peptide N-acetylglucosaminyltransferase SPINDLY isoform X3 yields the protein MPAIQMHQKALKADPSFKLATECLAIVLTDLGTSLKLAGSTQEGIQKYYEAIKIDPHYAPAYYNLGVVYSEMMQYDMALSCYEKAAIERPMYAEAYCNMGVIYKNRGDLESAIACYERCLAVSPNFEIAKNNMAIALTDLGTKVKLEGDISHGVALYKKALYYNWHYADAMYNLGVAYGEMLKFDMAIVFYELAFHFNPHCAEACNNLGVIYKDRDNLDKAVECYQMALSIKPNFSQSLNNLGVVYTVQGKMDAAASMIEKAIVANPTYAEAYNNLGVLYRDAGNISLAIEAYEHCLKIDPDSRNAGQNRLLAMNYINKSSDDKLYEAHRDWGMRFMRLFPQYTSWDNPKDPERPIVIGYVSPDYFTHSVSYFIEAPLIYHDYVNYKVVVYSAVVKADAKTSRFRDRVLKHGGKWRDIYGIGEKKVASMVREDEIDILVELTGHTANNKLGMMACRPAPVQVTWIGYPNTTGLPTIDYRITDALADPPDTKQKHVEELVRLQESFLCYTPSLEAGPVCPTPAQSNGFLTFGSFNNLAKITPGVLQVWARILCAVPNSRLIVKCKPFCSESVRLQFLSMLEKLGLESQRVDLLPLILLNHDHMQAYSLMDISLDTFPYAGTTTTCESLYMGVPCIAMAGQVHAHNVGVSLLDTVGLSNLVAKNEEEYVQLALQLSSDIPALSSLRMSLRNLMLKSPLCDGSKFTRGLESAYRYMWQRYCKDDVPSLRHIEMLQQKQDIHSQENVKGDPAVIFIDPAKINISGNDPLAQPTIRTNGFIMEPSSSFSTSNREETSHRGEQPTTKASRADREMFNNSLN from the exons ATGCCTGCAATACAGATGCATCAGAAAGCTCTAAAGGCTGATCCTTCGTTCAAGCTAGCCACGGAATGTTTGGCAATTGTATTAACAGATCTTGGAACAAGCTTGAAGCTGGCTGGTAGCACTCAGGAGGGAATACAAAAGTATTATGAAGCCATCAAAATTGATCCACACTATGCT CCAGCATATTATAATCTGGGTGTCGTCTATTCAGAAATGATGCAATATGACATGGCCCTCAGTTGTTATGAAAAAGCTGCAATCGAGAGACCCATGTATGCTGAAGCATATTGCAATATGGGTGTCATCTACAAAAATCGAGGGGATCTGGAGTCAGCTATTGCTTGTTATGAGAG GTGCCTGGCTGTCTCCCCAAACTTTGAGATTGCAAAAAACAACATGGCTATTGCATTAACTGATTTAGGCACGAAG GTTAAATTGGAGGGTGACATCAGTCATGGTGTGGCGTTGTATAAGAAAGCTCTGTATTATAACTGGCATTATGCTGATGCCATGTACAATCTTGGAGTTGCATATGGAGAAATGCTGAAGTTTGACATg GCCATTGTATTTTATGAACTTGCTTTCCACTTCAATCCCCATTGTGCAGAGGCATGTAACAATTTAGGAGTGATATACAAAGATCGAGATAACCTCGATAAAGCAGTAGAGTGTTATCAG ATGGCATTGTCGATCAAACCAAACTTTTCCCAGTCATTAAACAATCTTGGAGTGGTGTATACCGTCCAG GGTAAAATGGATGCTGCTGCAAGCATGATTGAGAAAGCTATAGTTGCCAACCCTACCTATGCAGAAGCATATAATAATTTAG GGGTTCTCTACAGGGATGCTGGGAACATATCTCTGGCAATTGAAGCATACGAGCATTGCCTCAAAATAGATCCTGATTCACGCAATGCAGGCCAG AATCGTCTGCTTGCCATGAACTACATAAACAAGAGTAGCGATGACAAGTTATATGAGGCTCACAG GGATTGGGGTATGCGCTTTATGAGACTGTTTCCACAGTATACTTCATGGGACAACCCTAAGGATCCAGAAAGGCCAATTGTGATTGGATATGTCTCTCCTGATTATTTTACCCATTCTGTGTCATATTTCATTGAAGCACCACTGATTTATCACGACTATGTGAACTACAAGGTGGTTGTTTACTCAGCAGTTGTAAAG GCAGATGCAAAAACTAGCAGGTTCCGAGACAGAGTCCTAAAGCATGGAGGGAAGTGGAGAGACATTTATGGTATTGGCGAGAAAAAAGTTGCAAGTATGGTTAGGGAAGATGAAATTGATATCTTGGTGGAACTTACTGGCCATACTGCGAACAACAAGTTGGGGATGATGGCTTGCCGACCTGCGCCTGTTCAG GTGACTTGGATTGGTTACCCGAATACAACTGGTTTGCCTACCATTGATTATAGAATCACTGATGCTCTCGCTGACCCCCCTGATACAAAACAAAA ACATGTTGAAGAGTTAGTTCGATTACAAGAGTCCTTCCTTTGTTACACTCCTTCACTAGAAGCAGGGCCAGTGTGTCCAACTCCTGCCCAATCCAATGGCTTTCTTACTTTTGGTAGCTTCAACAATCTTGCAAAG ATAACACCTGGAGTGCTTCAAGTCTGGGCAAGGATTTTATGTGCAGTTCCAAATTCTCGGCTTATTGTGAAGTGCAAGCCCTTTTGCTCTGAAAGTGTGAGACTTCAATTTCTTTCGATGTTGGAAAAGCTGGGTTTAGAATCACAACGGGTTGATCTTCTGCCTTTAATTCTTCTCAACCATGATCATATGCAAGCATACTCTTTAATGGACATCAG CTTGGATACCTTTCCTTATGCGGGTACAACTACCACATGCGAGTCTCTATACATGGGAGTTCCATGTATTGCAATGGCAGGTCAAGTTCATGCTCATAACGTTGGTGTAAGTCTCCTCGACACAGTTG GATTGAGCAATTTAGTCGCCAAGAATGAAGAGGAATACGTCCAGCTGGCTTTACAGTTATCCTCTGATATACCGGCCCTCTCAAGCCTGAGAATGAGCCTGCGAAATCTCATGCTCAAATCCCCCTTATGTGATGGATCAAAATTCACAAGAGGCCTAGAGTCAGCCTACCGGTACATGTGGCAGAGATACTGCAAGGATGACGTGCCATCTTTGAGGCATATTGAAATGTTGCAACAGAAACAGGACATTCATTCACAAGAAAATGTCAAGGGAGATCCAGCTGTTATATTCATTGACCCAGCAAAGATAAATATCTCTGGAAATGATCCCCTTGCACAACCCACCATCAGGACCAATGGGTTTATCATGGAGCCATCTTCCTCTTTCAGCACTTCAAATCGAGAAGAAACGAGTCATCGAGGAGAACAACCAACAACCAAGGCAAGTCGCGCTGACCGTGAAATGTTCAATAATTCCTTGAATTGA
- the LOC140804146 gene encoding probable UDP-N-acetylglucosamine--peptide N-acetylglucosaminyltransferase SPINDLY isoform X1, which yields MGSTEKDLGEEKREEPLDGQVYPAQPSPETRSPLGNGLVRKSLQGKNALSYADILRSRNKFVDALAFYESVLEKDSENVEAHIGKGICLQMQNLGSLACESFTEAIRLEPQNAFALTHCGILFKDEGRLVEAAEMHQKALKADPSFKLATECLAIVLTDLGTSLKLAGSTQEGIQKYYEAIKIDPHYAPAYYNLGVVYSEMMQYDMALSCYEKAAIERPMYAEAYCNMGVIYKNRGDLESAIACYERCLAVSPNFEIAKNNMAIALTDLGTKVKLEGDISHGVALYKKALYYNWHYADAMYNLGVAYGEMLKFDMAIVFYELAFHFNPHCAEACNNLGVIYKDRDNLDKAVECYQMALSIKPNFSQSLNNLGVVYTVQGKMDAAASMIEKAIVANPTYAEAYNNLGVLYRDAGNISLAIEAYEHCLKIDPDSRNAGQNRLLAMNYINKSSDDKLYEAHRDWGMRFMRLFPQYTSWDNPKDPERPIVIGYVSPDYFTHSVSYFIEAPLIYHDYVNYKVVVYSAVVKADAKTSRFRDRVLKHGGKWRDIYGIGEKKVASMVREDEIDILVELTGHTANNKLGMMACRPAPVQVTWIGYPNTTGLPTIDYRITDALADPPDTKQKHVEELVRLQESFLCYTPSLEAGPVCPTPAQSNGFLTFGSFNNLAKITPGVLQVWARILCAVPNSRLIVKCKPFCSESVRLQFLSMLEKLGLESQRVDLLPLILLNHDHMQAYSLMDISLDTFPYAGTTTTCESLYMGVPCIAMAGQVHAHNVGVSLLDTVGLSNLVAKNEEEYVQLALQLSSDIPALSSLRMSLRNLMLKSPLCDGSKFTRGLESAYRYMWQRYCKDDVPSLRHIEMLQQKQDIHSQENVKGDPAVIFIDPAKINISGNDPLAQPTIRTNGFIMEPSSSFSTSNREETSHRGEQPTTKASRADREMFNNSLN from the exons ATGGGGTCAACTGAAAAGGATCTTGGCGAGGAAAAAAGAGAAGAACCACTTGATGGTCAGGTTTATCCAGCGCAGCCTTCTCCTGAAACCAGAAGCCCTCTGGGCAATGGCCTTGTCAGAAAAAGTCTTCAGGGGAAAAATGCCCTATCCTATGCAGACATTCTTCGCTCTAGGAATAAGTTTGTGGATGCACTTGCTTTTTATGAGAGCGTGTTGGAAAAGGATAGTGAAAATGTTGAAGCTCACATTGGCAAAGGAATTTGCCTGCAGATGCAGAACTTGGGTAGCCTTGCATGTGAAAGTTTTACCGAAGCAATTCGTTTGGAACCCCAAAATGCATTTGCTCTCACACATTGTGGGATTTTGTTTAAAGACGAGGGTAGACTGGTGGAGGCTGCTGAG ATGCATCAGAAAGCTCTAAAGGCTGATCCTTCGTTCAAGCTAGCCACGGAATGTTTGGCAATTGTATTAACAGATCTTGGAACAAGCTTGAAGCTGGCTGGTAGCACTCAGGAGGGAATACAAAAGTATTATGAAGCCATCAAAATTGATCCACACTATGCT CCAGCATATTATAATCTGGGTGTCGTCTATTCAGAAATGATGCAATATGACATGGCCCTCAGTTGTTATGAAAAAGCTGCAATCGAGAGACCCATGTATGCTGAAGCATATTGCAATATGGGTGTCATCTACAAAAATCGAGGGGATCTGGAGTCAGCTATTGCTTGTTATGAGAG GTGCCTGGCTGTCTCCCCAAACTTTGAGATTGCAAAAAACAACATGGCTATTGCATTAACTGATTTAGGCACGAAG GTTAAATTGGAGGGTGACATCAGTCATGGTGTGGCGTTGTATAAGAAAGCTCTGTATTATAACTGGCATTATGCTGATGCCATGTACAATCTTGGAGTTGCATATGGAGAAATGCTGAAGTTTGACATg GCCATTGTATTTTATGAACTTGCTTTCCACTTCAATCCCCATTGTGCAGAGGCATGTAACAATTTAGGAGTGATATACAAAGATCGAGATAACCTCGATAAAGCAGTAGAGTGTTATCAG ATGGCATTGTCGATCAAACCAAACTTTTCCCAGTCATTAAACAATCTTGGAGTGGTGTATACCGTCCAG GGTAAAATGGATGCTGCTGCAAGCATGATTGAGAAAGCTATAGTTGCCAACCCTACCTATGCAGAAGCATATAATAATTTAG GGGTTCTCTACAGGGATGCTGGGAACATATCTCTGGCAATTGAAGCATACGAGCATTGCCTCAAAATAGATCCTGATTCACGCAATGCAGGCCAG AATCGTCTGCTTGCCATGAACTACATAAACAAGAGTAGCGATGACAAGTTATATGAGGCTCACAG GGATTGGGGTATGCGCTTTATGAGACTGTTTCCACAGTATACTTCATGGGACAACCCTAAGGATCCAGAAAGGCCAATTGTGATTGGATATGTCTCTCCTGATTATTTTACCCATTCTGTGTCATATTTCATTGAAGCACCACTGATTTATCACGACTATGTGAACTACAAGGTGGTTGTTTACTCAGCAGTTGTAAAG GCAGATGCAAAAACTAGCAGGTTCCGAGACAGAGTCCTAAAGCATGGAGGGAAGTGGAGAGACATTTATGGTATTGGCGAGAAAAAAGTTGCAAGTATGGTTAGGGAAGATGAAATTGATATCTTGGTGGAACTTACTGGCCATACTGCGAACAACAAGTTGGGGATGATGGCTTGCCGACCTGCGCCTGTTCAG GTGACTTGGATTGGTTACCCGAATACAACTGGTTTGCCTACCATTGATTATAGAATCACTGATGCTCTCGCTGACCCCCCTGATACAAAACAAAA ACATGTTGAAGAGTTAGTTCGATTACAAGAGTCCTTCCTTTGTTACACTCCTTCACTAGAAGCAGGGCCAGTGTGTCCAACTCCTGCCCAATCCAATGGCTTTCTTACTTTTGGTAGCTTCAACAATCTTGCAAAG ATAACACCTGGAGTGCTTCAAGTCTGGGCAAGGATTTTATGTGCAGTTCCAAATTCTCGGCTTATTGTGAAGTGCAAGCCCTTTTGCTCTGAAAGTGTGAGACTTCAATTTCTTTCGATGTTGGAAAAGCTGGGTTTAGAATCACAACGGGTTGATCTTCTGCCTTTAATTCTTCTCAACCATGATCATATGCAAGCATACTCTTTAATGGACATCAG CTTGGATACCTTTCCTTATGCGGGTACAACTACCACATGCGAGTCTCTATACATGGGAGTTCCATGTATTGCAATGGCAGGTCAAGTTCATGCTCATAACGTTGGTGTAAGTCTCCTCGACACAGTTG GATTGAGCAATTTAGTCGCCAAGAATGAAGAGGAATACGTCCAGCTGGCTTTACAGTTATCCTCTGATATACCGGCCCTCTCAAGCCTGAGAATGAGCCTGCGAAATCTCATGCTCAAATCCCCCTTATGTGATGGATCAAAATTCACAAGAGGCCTAGAGTCAGCCTACCGGTACATGTGGCAGAGATACTGCAAGGATGACGTGCCATCTTTGAGGCATATTGAAATGTTGCAACAGAAACAGGACATTCATTCACAAGAAAATGTCAAGGGAGATCCAGCTGTTATATTCATTGACCCAGCAAAGATAAATATCTCTGGAAATGATCCCCTTGCACAACCCACCATCAGGACCAATGGGTTTATCATGGAGCCATCTTCCTCTTTCAGCACTTCAAATCGAGAAGAAACGAGTCATCGAGGAGAACAACCAACAACCAAGGCAAGTCGCGCTGACCGTGAAATGTTCAATAATTCCTTGAATTGA
- the LOC140804146 gene encoding probable UDP-N-acetylglucosamine--peptide N-acetylglucosaminyltransferase SPINDLY isoform X2, whose amino-acid sequence MQNLGSLACESFTEAIRLEPQNAFALTHCGILFKDEGRLVEAAEMHQKALKADPSFKLATECLAIVLTDLGTSLKLAGSTQEGIQKYYEAIKIDPHYAPAYYNLGVVYSEMMQYDMALSCYEKAAIERPMYAEAYCNMGVIYKNRGDLESAIACYERCLAVSPNFEIAKNNMAIALTDLGTKVKLEGDISHGVALYKKALYYNWHYADAMYNLGVAYGEMLKFDMAIVFYELAFHFNPHCAEACNNLGVIYKDRDNLDKAVECYQMALSIKPNFSQSLNNLGVVYTVQGKMDAAASMIEKAIVANPTYAEAYNNLGVLYRDAGNISLAIEAYEHCLKIDPDSRNAGQNRLLAMNYINKSSDDKLYEAHRDWGMRFMRLFPQYTSWDNPKDPERPIVIGYVSPDYFTHSVSYFIEAPLIYHDYVNYKVVVYSAVVKADAKTSRFRDRVLKHGGKWRDIYGIGEKKVASMVREDEIDILVELTGHTANNKLGMMACRPAPVQVTWIGYPNTTGLPTIDYRITDALADPPDTKQKHVEELVRLQESFLCYTPSLEAGPVCPTPAQSNGFLTFGSFNNLAKITPGVLQVWARILCAVPNSRLIVKCKPFCSESVRLQFLSMLEKLGLESQRVDLLPLILLNHDHMQAYSLMDISLDTFPYAGTTTTCESLYMGVPCIAMAGQVHAHNVGVSLLDTVGLSNLVAKNEEEYVQLALQLSSDIPALSSLRMSLRNLMLKSPLCDGSKFTRGLESAYRYMWQRYCKDDVPSLRHIEMLQQKQDIHSQENVKGDPAVIFIDPAKINISGNDPLAQPTIRTNGFIMEPSSSFSTSNREETSHRGEQPTTKASRADREMFNNSLN is encoded by the exons ATGCAGAACTTGGGTAGCCTTGCATGTGAAAGTTTTACCGAAGCAATTCGTTTGGAACCCCAAAATGCATTTGCTCTCACACATTGTGGGATTTTGTTTAAAGACGAGGGTAGACTGGTGGAGGCTGCTGAG ATGCATCAGAAAGCTCTAAAGGCTGATCCTTCGTTCAAGCTAGCCACGGAATGTTTGGCAATTGTATTAACAGATCTTGGAACAAGCTTGAAGCTGGCTGGTAGCACTCAGGAGGGAATACAAAAGTATTATGAAGCCATCAAAATTGATCCACACTATGCT CCAGCATATTATAATCTGGGTGTCGTCTATTCAGAAATGATGCAATATGACATGGCCCTCAGTTGTTATGAAAAAGCTGCAATCGAGAGACCCATGTATGCTGAAGCATATTGCAATATGGGTGTCATCTACAAAAATCGAGGGGATCTGGAGTCAGCTATTGCTTGTTATGAGAG GTGCCTGGCTGTCTCCCCAAACTTTGAGATTGCAAAAAACAACATGGCTATTGCATTAACTGATTTAGGCACGAAG GTTAAATTGGAGGGTGACATCAGTCATGGTGTGGCGTTGTATAAGAAAGCTCTGTATTATAACTGGCATTATGCTGATGCCATGTACAATCTTGGAGTTGCATATGGAGAAATGCTGAAGTTTGACATg GCCATTGTATTTTATGAACTTGCTTTCCACTTCAATCCCCATTGTGCAGAGGCATGTAACAATTTAGGAGTGATATACAAAGATCGAGATAACCTCGATAAAGCAGTAGAGTGTTATCAG ATGGCATTGTCGATCAAACCAAACTTTTCCCAGTCATTAAACAATCTTGGAGTGGTGTATACCGTCCAG GGTAAAATGGATGCTGCTGCAAGCATGATTGAGAAAGCTATAGTTGCCAACCCTACCTATGCAGAAGCATATAATAATTTAG GGGTTCTCTACAGGGATGCTGGGAACATATCTCTGGCAATTGAAGCATACGAGCATTGCCTCAAAATAGATCCTGATTCACGCAATGCAGGCCAG AATCGTCTGCTTGCCATGAACTACATAAACAAGAGTAGCGATGACAAGTTATATGAGGCTCACAG GGATTGGGGTATGCGCTTTATGAGACTGTTTCCACAGTATACTTCATGGGACAACCCTAAGGATCCAGAAAGGCCAATTGTGATTGGATATGTCTCTCCTGATTATTTTACCCATTCTGTGTCATATTTCATTGAAGCACCACTGATTTATCACGACTATGTGAACTACAAGGTGGTTGTTTACTCAGCAGTTGTAAAG GCAGATGCAAAAACTAGCAGGTTCCGAGACAGAGTCCTAAAGCATGGAGGGAAGTGGAGAGACATTTATGGTATTGGCGAGAAAAAAGTTGCAAGTATGGTTAGGGAAGATGAAATTGATATCTTGGTGGAACTTACTGGCCATACTGCGAACAACAAGTTGGGGATGATGGCTTGCCGACCTGCGCCTGTTCAG GTGACTTGGATTGGTTACCCGAATACAACTGGTTTGCCTACCATTGATTATAGAATCACTGATGCTCTCGCTGACCCCCCTGATACAAAACAAAA ACATGTTGAAGAGTTAGTTCGATTACAAGAGTCCTTCCTTTGTTACACTCCTTCACTAGAAGCAGGGCCAGTGTGTCCAACTCCTGCCCAATCCAATGGCTTTCTTACTTTTGGTAGCTTCAACAATCTTGCAAAG ATAACACCTGGAGTGCTTCAAGTCTGGGCAAGGATTTTATGTGCAGTTCCAAATTCTCGGCTTATTGTGAAGTGCAAGCCCTTTTGCTCTGAAAGTGTGAGACTTCAATTTCTTTCGATGTTGGAAAAGCTGGGTTTAGAATCACAACGGGTTGATCTTCTGCCTTTAATTCTTCTCAACCATGATCATATGCAAGCATACTCTTTAATGGACATCAG CTTGGATACCTTTCCTTATGCGGGTACAACTACCACATGCGAGTCTCTATACATGGGAGTTCCATGTATTGCAATGGCAGGTCAAGTTCATGCTCATAACGTTGGTGTAAGTCTCCTCGACACAGTTG GATTGAGCAATTTAGTCGCCAAGAATGAAGAGGAATACGTCCAGCTGGCTTTACAGTTATCCTCTGATATACCGGCCCTCTCAAGCCTGAGAATGAGCCTGCGAAATCTCATGCTCAAATCCCCCTTATGTGATGGATCAAAATTCACAAGAGGCCTAGAGTCAGCCTACCGGTACATGTGGCAGAGATACTGCAAGGATGACGTGCCATCTTTGAGGCATATTGAAATGTTGCAACAGAAACAGGACATTCATTCACAAGAAAATGTCAAGGGAGATCCAGCTGTTATATTCATTGACCCAGCAAAGATAAATATCTCTGGAAATGATCCCCTTGCACAACCCACCATCAGGACCAATGGGTTTATCATGGAGCCATCTTCCTCTTTCAGCACTTCAAATCGAGAAGAAACGAGTCATCGAGGAGAACAACCAACAACCAAGGCAAGTCGCGCTGACCGTGAAATGTTCAATAATTCCTTGAATTGA
- the LOC140804146 gene encoding probable UDP-N-acetylglucosamine--peptide N-acetylglucosaminyltransferase SPINDLY isoform X4 has translation MGSTEKDLGEEKREEPLDGQVYPAQPSPETRSPLGNGLVRKSLQGKNALSYADILRSRNKFVDALAFYESVLEKDSENVEAHIGKGICLQMQNLGSLACESFTEAIRLEPQNAFALTHCGILFKDEGRLVEAAEMHQKALKADPSFKLATECLAIVLTDLGTSLKLAGSTQEGIQKYYEAIKIDPHYAPAYYNLGVVYSEMMQYDMALSCYEKAAIERPMYAEAYCNMGVIYKNRGDLESAIACYERCLAVSPNFEIAKNNMAIALTDLGTKVKLEGDISHGVALYKKALYYNWHYADAMYNLGVAYGEMLKFDMAIVFYELAFHFNPHCAEACNNLGVIYKDRDNLDKAVECYQMALSIKPNFSQSLNNLGVVYTVQGKMDAAASMIEKAIVANPTYAEAYNNLGVLYRDAGNISLAIEAYEHCLKIDPDSRNAGQNRLLAMNYINKSSDDKLYEAHRDWGMRFMRLFPQYTSWDNPKDPERPIVIGYVSPDYFTHSVSYFIEAPLIYHDYVNYKVVVYSAVVKADAKTSRFRDRVLKHGGKWRDIYGIGEKKVASMVREDEIDILVELTGHTANNKLGMMACRPAPVQVTWIGYPNTTGLPTIDYRITDALADPPDTKQKHVEELVRLQESFLCYTPSLEAGPVCPTPAQSNGFLTFGSFNNLAKITPGVLQVWARILCAVPNSRLIVKCKPFCSESVRLQFLSMLEKLGLESQRVDLLPLILLNHDHMQAYSLMDISLDTFPYAGTTTTCESLYMGVPCIAMAGQVHAHNVGD, from the exons ATGGGGTCAACTGAAAAGGATCTTGGCGAGGAAAAAAGAGAAGAACCACTTGATGGTCAGGTTTATCCAGCGCAGCCTTCTCCTGAAACCAGAAGCCCTCTGGGCAATGGCCTTGTCAGAAAAAGTCTTCAGGGGAAAAATGCCCTATCCTATGCAGACATTCTTCGCTCTAGGAATAAGTTTGTGGATGCACTTGCTTTTTATGAGAGCGTGTTGGAAAAGGATAGTGAAAATGTTGAAGCTCACATTGGCAAAGGAATTTGCCTGCAGATGCAGAACTTGGGTAGCCTTGCATGTGAAAGTTTTACCGAAGCAATTCGTTTGGAACCCCAAAATGCATTTGCTCTCACACATTGTGGGATTTTGTTTAAAGACGAGGGTAGACTGGTGGAGGCTGCTGAG ATGCATCAGAAAGCTCTAAAGGCTGATCCTTCGTTCAAGCTAGCCACGGAATGTTTGGCAATTGTATTAACAGATCTTGGAACAAGCTTGAAGCTGGCTGGTAGCACTCAGGAGGGAATACAAAAGTATTATGAAGCCATCAAAATTGATCCACACTATGCT CCAGCATATTATAATCTGGGTGTCGTCTATTCAGAAATGATGCAATATGACATGGCCCTCAGTTGTTATGAAAAAGCTGCAATCGAGAGACCCATGTATGCTGAAGCATATTGCAATATGGGTGTCATCTACAAAAATCGAGGGGATCTGGAGTCAGCTATTGCTTGTTATGAGAG GTGCCTGGCTGTCTCCCCAAACTTTGAGATTGCAAAAAACAACATGGCTATTGCATTAACTGATTTAGGCACGAAG GTTAAATTGGAGGGTGACATCAGTCATGGTGTGGCGTTGTATAAGAAAGCTCTGTATTATAACTGGCATTATGCTGATGCCATGTACAATCTTGGAGTTGCATATGGAGAAATGCTGAAGTTTGACATg GCCATTGTATTTTATGAACTTGCTTTCCACTTCAATCCCCATTGTGCAGAGGCATGTAACAATTTAGGAGTGATATACAAAGATCGAGATAACCTCGATAAAGCAGTAGAGTGTTATCAG ATGGCATTGTCGATCAAACCAAACTTTTCCCAGTCATTAAACAATCTTGGAGTGGTGTATACCGTCCAG GGTAAAATGGATGCTGCTGCAAGCATGATTGAGAAAGCTATAGTTGCCAACCCTACCTATGCAGAAGCATATAATAATTTAG GGGTTCTCTACAGGGATGCTGGGAACATATCTCTGGCAATTGAAGCATACGAGCATTGCCTCAAAATAGATCCTGATTCACGCAATGCAGGCCAG AATCGTCTGCTTGCCATGAACTACATAAACAAGAGTAGCGATGACAAGTTATATGAGGCTCACAG GGATTGGGGTATGCGCTTTATGAGACTGTTTCCACAGTATACTTCATGGGACAACCCTAAGGATCCAGAAAGGCCAATTGTGATTGGATATGTCTCTCCTGATTATTTTACCCATTCTGTGTCATATTTCATTGAAGCACCACTGATTTATCACGACTATGTGAACTACAAGGTGGTTGTTTACTCAGCAGTTGTAAAG GCAGATGCAAAAACTAGCAGGTTCCGAGACAGAGTCCTAAAGCATGGAGGGAAGTGGAGAGACATTTATGGTATTGGCGAGAAAAAAGTTGCAAGTATGGTTAGGGAAGATGAAATTGATATCTTGGTGGAACTTACTGGCCATACTGCGAACAACAAGTTGGGGATGATGGCTTGCCGACCTGCGCCTGTTCAG GTGACTTGGATTGGTTACCCGAATACAACTGGTTTGCCTACCATTGATTATAGAATCACTGATGCTCTCGCTGACCCCCCTGATACAAAACAAAA ACATGTTGAAGAGTTAGTTCGATTACAAGAGTCCTTCCTTTGTTACACTCCTTCACTAGAAGCAGGGCCAGTGTGTCCAACTCCTGCCCAATCCAATGGCTTTCTTACTTTTGGTAGCTTCAACAATCTTGCAAAG ATAACACCTGGAGTGCTTCAAGTCTGGGCAAGGATTTTATGTGCAGTTCCAAATTCTCGGCTTATTGTGAAGTGCAAGCCCTTTTGCTCTGAAAGTGTGAGACTTCAATTTCTTTCGATGTTGGAAAAGCTGGGTTTAGAATCACAACGGGTTGATCTTCTGCCTTTAATTCTTCTCAACCATGATCATATGCAAGCATACTCTTTAATGGACATCAG CTTGGATACCTTTCCTTATGCGGGTACAACTACCACATGCGAGTCTCTATACATGGGAGTTCCATGTATTGCAATGGCAGGTCAAGTTCATGCTCATAACGTTGGT GATTGA